In Gammaproteobacteria bacterium, the genomic stretch CCGGTCCATATCCAACACCGGTGCAAAACTAAAATCCACCCCTACGGCCCGCAGTTCCACGGCCATTAACCAACCTAAGGTTTGCGCCATAGACTCGGCTTGCTTTATATCTTTTTCTGCCAGGACACCCAACTCACCGACCGGTGGTAACCGGGTAAAGCCATCTCGAAATCGTTGTACCCGACCGCCTTCATGATCCACGGCAACCAACAGGTGGGGTGCACGTATATTATGAATCTCGGTAACCAGCCGGGCGATTTGCTGCGGTGATTCATAATTTCGGGTAAACAGAATGACACCTCCCACCAGTGGGTGCTGCATCATTTCCCGCTCATCCGCATCTATTGCGGTGCCACGCAAATCCATCATTACCGGCCCTAAAGACATGGTCTACCTCTTGGTACATTTTCAATAAGACTGCTGCTGAATAACACAAATGCTATCACACCGGCCATCATATTCCCCAGGCTTGTATAAAACCCTCGTACAGTTCCCGGTTGCTGCTGGTGGCTCCTTTATTCTGACAAATGGCAGACGCAAAGTTCAGGGCACGTTGCAAAGTATCGTGCATAGACCAACCCCGCAGAATTCCCGCAATCATCACTGCGCTAAAGGAATCTCCTGCCCCCACTGTGTCCACTATGGATTCTGCCGGTACCGGCAAGCCCCGTTCGCAACCCTCGCTACTGGCGCACAACGCGCCGCGCCCACCCAGGGTAATAACCAATAATTCCATGGCACTGTTATTCACAATATCCCTGGCCATGTCTTCCAACAAGAGACTGTCTGCCAAATCAGCCGGCGGCGCATCACCAAAATACAGAGTAACGAATTCGTCCAGATTGAGTTTGAGCCATCTGGCCCTATTCACCATACCTCGCACCTGAGAAAACTCCCACCAGGGAGGCCGCAGATTCACGTCCACAAACGTAGAGGCCGTCTTTTCCGCCGTGATATCCGCAAGCAAGCGGCGATTGCTATCCGATCGTGCAGCCAGAGAGCCATGATACAACAAACCAAAATCCGCTACTGCCAAGGCCTTCTGTATGGGTTGTGGCTGCAGGTGATCATAGGCCTGATCGGTGACAATGTCGTAACTGGGCTCACCATCGACAATGTCCACTCGTACCTGCCCGGTAGGATAAGAACTGCGTTGCATTCCCGATGTATCCATACCCCAGTCCTGCATAGCCTGCAAAAGTTGCTCGCCACGCTCATCCTCCCCCACGGCGGAGAGCATTAAAGGGTTCAAACCAAATCCGGCCAAGTGCCATGCCACATTGAACGGAGCACCACCCATCACCTCTGCATCTTCAAAGCAATCAAACAGCACCTCTCCAAACACAGCCGGACGCATGCTACCCCCTTATTCGGTCTATCGATCCAGTTGCCTCGCCAAAGGCAGATATTGCAAAGAATAGAACATCTCCAGATATCGACGGGTTTCGTCCCGTTCCAGATCCGTTACGTATTTCCAAAAGCCGTAAATCCGCGACAGAGTCATCATACGCTCCGCATACAAGGCCCATGTGTATCGCTCTTGTACCCGCTTCATACCCTGATCGGATATCGCGGCCCAAACACGTTCGTCGGACGAACTCCGGCAAATAAAGTCGCAAATCCTCTCAGCGCACTCTTCACCATGATTGGGGTCGATGTGAAACCCGGAATGCTCATGGGTGATTATCTCCAGTGGCCCCCCGTAACAAGTGGCGAAAGTCGGCAAGCCACACACCATAGCTTCGATAACAGTGAGACCGAAAGCTTCAAACAAAGCCGGCTGTACAAACACTCCGCCTTCATCGGCAATGTATCGATACAACTCCCCGGTAAAACTTTTATCCAGAC encodes the following:
- a CDS encoding carbohydrate kinase, giving the protein MRPAVFGEVLFDCFEDAEVMGGAPFNVAWHLAGFGLNPLMLSAVGEDERGEQLLQAMQDWGMDTSGMQRSSYPTGQVRVDIVDGEPSYDIVTDQAYDHLQPQPIQKALAVADFGLLYHGSLAARSDSNRRLLADITAEKTASTFVDVNLRPPWWEFSQVRGMVNRARWLKLNLDEFVTLYFGDAPPADLADSLLLEDMARDIVNNSAMELLVITLGGRGALCASSEGCERGLPVPAESIVDTVGAGDSFSAVMIAGILRGWSMHDTLQRALNFASAICQNKGATSSNRELYEGFIQAWGI